Part of the Lentisphaera araneosa HTCC2155 genome, AATACATGATTGCTCTGCCAAAACTTCTAGTTTACTAACTTCCCATTTATCCCCGAGATTTAACATTTCTGCAAAAAGTTGTTCGGTCATCATTAGCTCCTATTTTGATAAGCTTAACAATACTCCTTGGAGCATCTATCCACAAAAAATGAGAAAGAACCCAAAAGAAATAAGTAAGCGTTTGATTCTAAAAGGTTTAATCAATAAGACTTAAATCAATGAAGAGCTGTAAAGTCGAGCTGATGATGGGTGTTTTCTTGAAAATACGAATTTTAAGTTAAAGAACTAGCAAGCCTTAAGCATTTTTTGTCCTTTATGAGGGAGAAAAAATGATAAAAAAATGTATTTTTAGCTCCTTGTGAAAGATTAAGGGATTTTTTGCGATTAGTAAGAAAGGAGTTGTTTTTGTCGTATATATATTCTGTAAGCCAAATAGAGAATAAGTTTAATGCCGCTACATCGTTTTAAAGTTCTCGATTCTTCTGGTGCTCAGCAGGAAGTTTCGATAGATGCCCAAAGTCGTGATTCGGCCTTGGGCCGTTTGCGTAGTCAGCAAATGACTTATTTGGCTTATTTGGGGGAGGGACAAAAAGGCAAGGCACGTTTTTCATCGAGTAAGGGGATTAAGTTAGAGGAGTTTACTGAAAACTTATCTTCCTTGCTAAAAGCTGGAGTGACTTTAGAGCGCAGTTTAGAAATTATAGAAGAGAGTTTAGAGAATGAACATGGCCGAGCTTTTGTGGGCCATTTGCGCCAAGGCTTGCACGAGGGGCAGAAATTCTCGGTTTTAGTGGGTGATCGTCCTGAGTTTTTCCCAAAGATTTACACACACCTCGTCATGGTGGGTGAAGAGTCGGGAACTTTGAGTGCGGTGTTGGAACGTTTGCACATTTACTTGCAAGAGAAAAAAGAAACGCGTTCTTATGTAATTTCCGCCAGTGTTTATCCTTTGATTGTAGGTTTTATAAGTCTCTCGGTGCTCGTGTTTATGTTGGCATTTATTGTGCCACAGTTTGCCCAGACCTTTGCTAAGGCAAAAACGGAGCCAAGTGGCTTGGCAGCGATCTTGTTTGATGTGTCATTCTTTTTGAAGGATAATTTTGCGATTCTTGGTGTTTCGACTCTGCTAGCCCTTGCGGGTTTTATTTACTTTTTAAAGAGTGAGAATTTAAAAGAAATCAAAGACCAACTCTTTTTGAAAATCCCCTTTTTACGCAAATTCATTGTGACCGCTGAGCTGAGCACTTTTTTTCGAACTTTGGGAATTATGATTGGCAATGGAGTGCACATGTTGAAGGCAGTACAGATTTCAGAAAAAGTGATCAATAATAGTCAGATTCGTCAAGATTTTAGTCAGTTGCCAGCACAACTTCGACAAGGCAAGAGTTTATCATCCGCTCTTAGCAGCATTGATTATATTTCAGGGACAACGGGAAAAATGTTTACCGTTGGGGAAGAGACAGGGAAGATAGACGAAATGGTGGAGCGCGTTGCGGAAGCCTATGAAAAATCCCTCAAACAAACCATAAAAAACTTTCTTAGCGCTTTTGAACCGCTGGTGATGATCTTTCTGGGCGGTTCGGTGGGCCTCATTGTCATTACGATGTTCTTGGCCATCTCAGATCTTACAAATTTAGCTTAAATACAAAAGGAAAACACATGAAAAAATCATTTTCATTGATCGAAATTATTATTGTTGTGACGATTATCTCTGCGATTGTCGCGATTGTCGCACCCCGCATACTCGGTAAGGGTGATGAAGCCAAAGTGAACCTCACACAATCTGAGTTAAGTAACCTCACGGGTGTGATTGATTTATTTAAGCTGAATACGGGACAACTTCCTGAAGCACTGGATGAACTCGTTGAAAATACGCGTGACCTAAAAGGCTGGAAGCAGCAGGCCGATAGTGTCCCCGTGGATCAGTGGAATAATGCCATTATTTATGAAAAGACTTCGAATAATCGTTATGGTTTTCAGTTGATGTCCTATGGTGCCGATGGCCAGCCAGGTGGTGAAGGTCCAAACGCCGATATTATTG contains:
- a CDS encoding type II secretion system F family protein; amino-acid sequence: MPLHRFKVLDSSGAQQEVSIDAQSRDSALGRLRSQQMTYLAYLGEGQKGKARFSSSKGIKLEEFTENLSSLLKAGVTLERSLEIIEESLENEHGRAFVGHLRQGLHEGQKFSVLVGDRPEFFPKIYTHLVMVGEESGTLSAVLERLHIYLQEKKETRSYVISASVYPLIVGFISLSVLVFMLAFIVPQFAQTFAKAKTEPSGLAAILFDVSFFLKDNFAILGVSTLLALAGFIYFLKSENLKEIKDQLFLKIPFLRKFIVTAELSTFFRTLGIMIGNGVHMLKAVQISEKVINNSQIRQDFSQLPAQLRQGKSLSSALSSIDYISGTTGKMFTVGEETGKIDEMVERVAEAYEKSLKQTIKNFLSAFEPLVMIFLGGSVGLIVITMFLAISDLTNLA
- the gspG gene encoding type II secretion system major pseudopilin GspG, with amino-acid sequence MKKSFSLIEIIIVVTIISAIVAIVAPRILGKGDEAKVNLTQSELSNLTGVIDLFKLNTGQLPEALDELVENTRDLKGWKQQADSVPVDQWNNAIIYEKTSNNRYGFQLMSYGADGQPGGEGPNADIIVPEIKR